ATGTTCGAAAAAGTCGATTTGGAGACGAAGACCAATCCGGATGGCTCAATTAACATAACCATTCCGTTCCTTGAATCGACATGGCAGTCTGCTGACAGATTCCGGTGCATCAATGTGGGACTTATGCCGCAGTCCAAGCCTATTGAGATGGATGCTGATATGACCGAGAAGGAGAGGCTCGAGTTCTACAGGAGCCAGGAGAAGGATTACAGGAGGAGGATCGATAGATCCCGGCCTTGCTTGCTGCCGATGTCTGTGCAGAGAGAGATTCTGCAGATGTTGAGGGATCAGGGCAAGGTTAGTGCGAGATTGTTGCAGAGGATTAGGGATAGGGTGCAACAGTGGTACCATGATAATGGATATGCTTGTGCTCAAGTTGTGAATTTTGGTAATTTGAATACTAAAGAGGTGGTTTGTGAAGTGGTGGAAGGTGACATTACGCAGCTGGTGATTCAGTTCCAAGATAAGCTTGGCAATGTCTGTGAGGGGAATACTCAGTTGCCTGTGATTAAAAGAGAGTTGCCAAAGCCGGTATGTTTCAATTACAATATCTCTACTCGATCGTGCCATATACCGAAATCTGAATAATTTACTGCTTTCTAGGTTACTGTGCTCACTGTTATTATGGAATGGGCTATTGGGATGATGTGTTTGCAATCTTATATGTACTTTATTTCTGTATTTGATTGTGTATGAACACTTTATCATAGTTTGGTACTTGAATTTGTTGGTTTTGTACTTCTATGAGGTAATTATTAGAAGTGTGTGTGTGCTCTTGATACTCTTTGCTGGCTCTAATTTAAATGTGGTGGAATAGTGTGATGACCCCGAGAATGGTCTGAATGGGTTTGATCAATCATGTCTGTTTCATGTGGTGTATGTATTTACGTTAAAGTGTGACATGTGGTGTATGTATATCTGAAAGCATTTGTAAGTGATGGGTTCCCTAGGATTCATACTGTCGCATTATTTATCACAGCTCCGCCAAGGACAAGTTTTCAATATTGAGGCTGGGAAGCAAGCACTAAGGAACATAAATTCCTTAGCCCTTTTCTCGAACATCGAGGTGAACCCTCGTCAAGATGAGAAGAATGAGGGAGGTATCATTGTTGAAGTCAAACTTAAGGAACTGGAACAGAAGTCCGCCGAAGTTAGTACTGAGTGGAGTATTGTCCCTGGTCGTGGGGGCCGTCCTACGCTGGTAAGTACTAAGTAGCTTACAAAACTAAATTATAATTAGTTGGTAATCATTGATTGCTAAGTGTTTTAGTGTCTGTTCAGGCTTCAGTGCAACCTGGAGGAACAGTTTCTTTTGAGCACCGAAACATTAATGGTTTGAATAGGTCACTTCTTGGTTCAGTGACCACCAGCAACTTCCTTAATCCCCAGGTGAGTAGTAACTTTGCTCTTCCGTGAGCTTTCTTTTAAAACGAAGTACCATCTCTCATATAACAATTTCAAATCTGTTTGACAGGATGATCTTGCTTTCAAGCTAGAGTATGTTCATCCTTATGTAGATGGTGTATACAATCCTCGCAACCGTACTTTCCGTGCTAGTTGCTTCAACAGTAGAAAGCTGAGTCCAGTCTTCACTGGGGGACCTGGAATAGAAGAAGTTCCCCCTATATGGGTTGACAGAGCTGGGTTGAAAGCCAACATTACGGAGGTATAGCTTGTCCTTGAGCGTGCTCGTTATATTTTTGCCCGGTCATTGGATTTAACTTAGTATAAAACCTGAATTTCTTTATGTAGCTAATTTTAATCGTCTAAAAAAGAGGGCATTTTGATCGATAAGATGCATTGTTGTGAGCTGAATGTTGAATGTTGATTATTATTCGGTACTGTGGATGTGGAGATGTAAACTTGATTTATTTCTTGTAGAACTTAACAAGGCAAAGCAAGTTTACTTATGGGCTTGTGATGGAGGAAATAACAACACGTGATGAAAGCAGTCACATTTCTTCAAATGGTCAAAGGGTGTTGCCAAGTGGTGGAGTTAGTGCAGATGGGCCCCCGACGACTCTCAGCGGCACTGGAATTGATCGTATGGCTTTTCTGCAGGCCAATATCACACGTGACAACACAAGATTCCTAAATGGGGCTATAGTTGGTGATAGAAATGTGTTTCTGGTGAGAATATTCAATTTGACAGTGCTCATTATTAAAGCATCATTATTTCTGAACAGAAAATTTATCACATTCTTAAAAGAAAACTAATCACATCTCAGACTTGGATTTGTTCTGAGGATTCCTTCTCATCTAGATGTCCTCAATTCTGATGGAATATTATTTTCACTGTGCATCTTTCAAGCTGCTAACCTTCGCaacgttccatgttaatagagtcatttttctattttgggagttccaagttaattgagtcatgtatatttttggcaaaaagtaattctcccccttactttattctctcttcatctctcttactttattctctcttaccttTTTCACCAtctatttaacacactattcttaaactccatgtcgaaaagaaatgcctctattaacaaggaacggagggagtatcttgaTCTTAACAACGTAGAAGTTGTATGTGGAATATGGATGCAATTTGAATCTTTTAATCAGAAGTTAACACCAGGAATTGTTGTTGATAGTGCTGTTTCATTGCATATCTTTGTGGCCGTCTCAATACATGCAGTAGAGGCTTCCACACTAACTTTCCCAAACTTTTGATGTTCTGCAGCTTGATCAAGGTCTTGGAATCGGTAGCAAGTTTCCATTCTTCAATCGCCATCAATTAACCCTCACCAAGTTTATCCAGTTGAAGAATGTAGAGGAAGGTGCTGGGAAGCCACCACCTCCTGTTTTAGTTCTCCATGCTCGTTATGGTGGTTGTGTAGGAGATCTTCCCAGTTACGATGCATTTACTTTGGGAGGGCCTTATTCTGTCCGTGGATATAACATGGGAGAGTTGGGAGCTGCAAGAAATATAGTCGAGGTATGATCACCCGGCTTGTTACTATAACATGCACTGGCATTATTAGAACTGTTTGTCTTGGGAGCTCCGATCTCCACTTACACAGCTGCACACTATCTAATGCTCGTTCTATTGTCTGCAGGTGGCTACTGAGCTCCGGATACCTGTGAGAAACACGCACGCCTACGTGTTTGCAGAGCATGGAAACGATCTCGGGAGCTCAAAGGATGTCAAAGGAAATCCGACAGAGGTATACAGGAGACGGGGCCAGGGATCCTCATATGGTGTTGGGGCAAAGTTAGGGCTAGTGAGAGTAGAGTATGCAGTCGATCAAAACTCTGGAAGCGGCGCTGTATTCTTCCGGTTTGGAGAGAGATTCTGAACCAGTTTTGCGCATGTCGTTCGACCAGATAAGGATTTGACATATTCTGACTCGACATTTAGTTGCTCTTTCATCGGTAATAAAGCGGCTATTGAACTATGGAATATGTTGCAGAATTTAGACTTAGTATCTATCTAGTTCATTAGCTGCCGACGGAGGAGATGGCTTTGTTTTTGTCCTTGTGTGTAATGTCACTTTCAATATTTTTGaattcttatatatatatatatatatagggtagtgatcaagaaataactaatcttaagtgtatagctagagaacaaatctcagccacacatcttaatggaacaaatattatttattttaattatataaaataggccaagggtattttggaaattacaatatgaaatttaaatctgcgtaggtttcctttctttctccttCAAATCTGCGATCAAATATCCATTGATTTCCTTCCAAATCTGCGTAGGTGCAGCTGCTGGCGTAGCCGCAATGCTCGCCTTGCTTCCGCGATCGCGGGGGGTGGAATTCGTGCGTGGAGAGCATGACGGCGGGGTGGCGATCGCGGCGTGGCCTATGCATTCCGACCAGCCGAGCAACGCCGCGCTGGTTGCAGATGTTTTGAAGACGGAGATTGTGGTGAGGGAGTGGAAGGATAGGGCGGGAGTAGTGAAGGCGTCGTTGATTGAGAGTGTCGTGAGGAGATTCATGGCGTCGGAAGAAGGGTGTCGGATTAAGGAGACGGCGGAGAAGCTGGGCGCCGCCGTGAGGGAGGCGACGGAGGCGGGCGGCGTTTCGAGGATTGAGTTGGATTCGTTCATTGCTCATGTCATTAGATAGGATGCATGCCCCATTAAATGTctaagtaaaatcagaacaagagtgatgtgttttgtaaacaagagtgaagtaaaatcataataagagtgatgtgttctgtgaacaagagtgaagtgttttgtgaacaagagtgaagtaaaatcataataagagtgatgcgttttgtaaacaagagtgaagtaaaatcatggtaagagtgatgtgttttgtaaacaagagtgaagtaaaatcatgctaagagtgatgcgttttgtaaacaagagtgatgtgttttgtaaacaagagtgaagtaaaatcataataagagtaatgtgttctgtgaacaagagtgaagtgttttgtgaacaagagtgaagtaaaatcataataagagtgatgcgttttgtaaacaagagtgaagtaaaatcatggtaagagtgatgcgttttgtgaacaagagtgaagcgttttctgaacaagagtgaagtaaaatcagaataagagtgatgtgttttgtgaacaagagtgaagtaaaatcagaataagagtgatgtgttttgtgaacaagagtgaagtgttttctgaacaaaagtgaagtgttttgtgaacaagagtgaagtaaaatcagaataagagtggtgtgttttgtgaacaagagtgaagtattttctgaacaagagtgaagtgttttgtgaacaagagtgaagtaaaatcagaataagagtgatgtgttttgtgaacaagagtgaagtaaaatcagaataagagtgatgtgttttgtgaacaagagtgaagtaaaatcagaataagagtgatgtgttttgtgaacaagggtgaagtaaaatcagaataagaatgatgtgttttgtgaacaagagtgaagcgttttctaaacaagagtgaagtaaaatcagattgatcaaacaccttctagcatcagcatttacaaatttctctctgatcaaataaataattaagaatgaaaatttagccgaattagaagaggatgaacttcaattactattattacAAGAATTTCCGTAGCTCAATTCGCTGTATTTATAGCTGAAACCGATCGCCGCCTTTGCTCGGGCAAATTCTAGCTTTGATGAACAGAGCTCCGAATTCTTCAATAATTCTTGAATTCACATACAACATTCAGCAACctaagagtaattaaactcaatttcgAGCCGGAATTCCCATACCGGATGATGATTCCGGCGAGCAGCGACTTGTCGATCACCGTCTTCAGCTTCACATTCTTCGGCCCGGTCAGCTTCTGCGCGCGCTTCGCGATCTCCGCCAGATGCTGCGGCTCCAGCTCCACCACCGACGCCACTGTCGCCACCTCCGTCTCCGACAGCCGGTTCGCGATCAGCTCGAACTCCGCCGTGATCTCCTTGATCAGATCCACTCGCTTCATGTCCGTGAAGTTAACCttcaaatgaagtaaaaatttacataatctaattttttgtgcaatgacaataatacccctgacttgttattatggagaaaatttgtgattgagggagctaatatctcattaaattcgaaaattaatattagcccttgatttttttgatcttgtggctattatttgttctctagttatatggttaagaggtgtttgccatagatcactatatatatatatatatatatatatatatatatatatatatatatatatatatatatatatatatatatatatatatatatatatatatatataggatagtgatcaatgtataactaatcttaagtgtataactagagaacaaatctcagccacacatcttaatactccaaattaatcttatggattaaataatcttgcagatttttttaaaaaataatagccCAAGGGCATTTTCGGAATACAATATATCAACGAGAATTCAGCGCAATATATCAACGTGAATTCAACGCTGATTTCTCCCAAATTCAAAGCGCGATTTCATACAAATTTTGTATTTCACGGCGAATCAGGCAATTCTGGAGGCTTTCGCCGGCTCGAATCGTTTTCATGTGATCAATTTCAGCTTGAGGCAGGGGATGCAGTGGTCGGCGCTGATGCCTGCCTCTCACGGCTGCCTCCCCATCTATAGCCCCTCCTCCGGCGCCGGAGGGAGAGTGTTAAGGTCTTATTCCTTAACAGAGATCGGCGGCGGGTTGGCTCGGCGATCAGAGACTCTCCCGGCGTCCCGCAGCAGGATCGGCGGCAGTTTCTAGTTGAGGCTGTGCGCGACTAGTTTAATatctatatatctatatatatttttttatatatttttttaaatgttagttTTGATTTGGTAGTGGGAATTCTTTTGTGAATACAATTGGGATTGAATGGTGGTGGTATTGATTCTTTAGTTCGCTGAATTAGAAAGTGATGAAATGTTCAAGAGCCCTCATGCTGCAGAAGACAGTTGTGAATCTGTCTCAGACGAGGAGTAGAAATATGTAATGGAAAATGTTTGAGCTTTGGAGATTGagtattttggaaattttggaagatCTTAAAATTGGGATAACTCTATAAAATATGGATAAATTCCCACATcatagcatgattttacttcactcttgttttcaaaacacatcactcttagaaTGATTTTAGTTCACTtctgtttacaaaacacatcactcttattacgattttacttcactgttatttacaaaacacatcactcttattatgattttacttcactcttgtttacaaaacacatcactcttattacgattttacttcactgttgtttacaaaacacatcactcttattatgattttacttcactcttgttcacaaaacacatcactcttattatgattttacttcactcttgttcacaaaacacatcactcttattatgattttacttcactcttgttcacaaaacacatcactcttattatgattttacttcactcttgttcacaaaacacatcactcttattacgattttacttcactgttatttacaaaacacatcactcttattaggattttacttcactgttgtttacaaaacacatcactcttattacgattttacttcactgttgtttacaaaacacatcactcttattatgattttacttcactcttgttcacaaaacacatcactcttactcagattttacttcactcttgtttacaaaacacttcactcttagcgtgattttacttcactcttgtttacaaaacacttcactcttagcatgattttacttcactgttgtttaaaaaacacatcactcttagcatgattttacttcactcttgtttacaaaacacttcactcttagcatgattttacttcactcttgtatacaaaacacttcactcttatcatgattttacttcactcttatttacaaaacacttcactcttagcgtgattttacttcactcttgtttacaaaacacgagtcactaaattaatttcatcaagaaactaaaattaaaaatacctTCTCTATAATTAATTCCATTTCCCCCACCAGATTTACATCTTTTTGCTTTAAATCTTcaaactaacaaaaataaaaaaaatcaaaaccagGGTAGATGAAAAGTGAGCTTCAATTCCCTCTATATTTAAATCCTTTTACACTGCATTCTACAGCAGCTTAAAATAGCTATGGCAAAGAATTTGAAGCTCAGACCACTCTGCAGTCCTGCCGCTCCAAACATCCTTCTTATCTCCCAACAGATCATATCCCTTCACTCTCACACCCCTCCGAATTCCCCCAACCTCACGCCGCCAACCACCCGCCGCAATTCAATtgccaaaatgaaaaaaatggcaCGCCGTCGCCGAAATCCCCACGGTAGGGCTTCTTCTCCGCCGCCTACTTCCGCTTGCTCGGATTCTCGGAGCTCAACGAAGAACGCGGGTTCGTTCTCAAAGaattgaatttgtgaatttgccaATGATGTAATTTTGGCTGCAATGACAATTATACCCtgccttgttattgtggagtaaaatcatgctaagagtgaggtgttttataaacaagagtgaagtaaaatcatgctaagagtgacgtgttttgtaaacaagagtgaagtaaaccgtgctaagagtgacgtgttttgtaaacaagagtgaagtaaaatcatgctaagagtgaggtgttttgtaaacaagagtgaagtaagatcattctaagagtgatgtgttttgtaaacacgagtgaagtaagatcatgctaagagtgacgtgttttgtaaacaagagtgaagtaaaatcatgctaagagtgacgtgttttgtaaacaaaagtgaagtaaaataagagtgacgtgttttgtaaacaagagtgaagtaaaatcatgctaagagtgatgtgttttgtaaacaagagtgaagtaaaatcatgctaatagtgaagtaaaaactttatttaaaaattggacAGTTTTATAAGGTACGAAAATGAGATACAATTACAAAGTTCTATTTTTTGCAGATTTCGTAGGAAATGAAACAAAGTCGTTTAATATtcactttcaaatcttgataacTCCAATTTAAACAAATTTTATACTAGTAATTAAAATACCATAATATTTTTAGCGTGAGGAATATGTCTGAATCTAGAACATAAATACTAATCTCGTAACAGAAATTAATTTAACTTCACATATATCCATAAACTGAATCAAATCAATAACAGATAGATAGAGGAGAATCGTGAGATGGGTTGCTTCACTTGTTTCGATGGCGGAAGCAAGCAGCGCTGAAGCGAAGAGAAGGGCTGAAGAAAAATTCTCTAAACGAGAAAGATTATGTTTTACAAGCTTTGTTTGTTAAATGACTATTTTACCCCGCCTACTTATATTGTGAAGTAATTTTCTGGATCAATTTTGAAATCCTAAGCTGATTTTTCaacccttgattttcttgatcttgtggctatgatttgttctctagttatatggttaaggggtatttgccatagatcactaccatatatatatatatatatatatatatatatatatatatatatataggggtgcgttattcttctattcatcccttagattctttattcttcttaatatgggccgttagatctcattcatcaacggttcagatgatctgcattattacactataatgatgcattattagtcggtgtgcattattcaactgaaaatctgcattattacgcTATAattgtgcattattagtcggtgtgcattattcaattgaaaatctgcattattaaatgacacgtgacatcaatctaaccgtcggatgacaaaatcgtggggctgagatcaagaaggaaaaaggaagaaatatgcaaaaaggaaatgaatacatccctatatatatatatatatatatatatatatatatatatatatatataggggagcattattctccttttcaatcAAAACatcctttcttcttctcattcgtagGCGTTAGATCTACTAAACCAACGGTCCAGATTGACAATTCCAATGTGTATCCGTTCCAGATTGACAATTCCAATGTGtatccgtgttgcattatggTACCTGTGTGTGTGCATTATAAGGCTAAAATAGTAATTGTACAATATTAAAACCGCCAGAATTTGGAAAGGCCGTAATTATCGACATTCGAAACTTCCAACTCTTCATTCTCGTCATTAAACGCTGAACACCAAATCTGCCAActctccactctctccactaTCGCCGCTCCCCAAACCCTAGATCTGTGAAAAAATTGCAACGCTTTAGAGTAATCCACCGCAAGTGTCCACAATTTCATCCCAGATCCGTCGTCGTTCGTAACAACGAAACCCTACCGGCATCAGGGTACGTTTCTGTGCTTTA
This portion of the Salvia splendens isolate huo1 chromosome 10, SspV2, whole genome shotgun sequence genome encodes:
- the LOC121753119 gene encoding protein TOC75-3, chloroplastic-like; the protein is MSFSAAAHLLPLSSSAASRRRRTNGTTTAAVSGLHSPSSIPQCSLPSPSPSQNPKPPKSPPFPLTSILSPKSIAVSAASCILFGIANPILSGGDSVFNFGGGNGGAGGGGGGGNGGGEGGGFWNFLSPAAIAKDDDPQQDWDSHGLPANIVVQLNKLSGFKKYKVSEILFFDRRRGSSVGTDDSFFEMVSLRPGGVYTKAQLQKELETLATCGMFEKVDLETKTNPDGSINITIPFLESTWQSADRFRCINVGLMPQSKPIEMDADMTEKERLEFYRSQEKDYRRRIDRSRPCLLPMSVQREILQMLRDQGKVSARLLQRIRDRVQQWYHDNGYACAQVVNFGNLNTKEVVCEVVEGDITQLVIQFQDKLGNVCEGNTQLPVIKRELPKPLRQGQVFNIEAGKQALRNINSLALFSNIEVNPRQDEKNEGGIIVEVKLKELEQKSAEVSTEWSIVPGRGGRPTLASVQPGGTVSFEHRNINGLNRSLLGSVTTSNFLNPQDDLAFKLEYVHPYVDGVYNPRNRTFRASCFNSRKLSPVFTGGPGIEEVPPIWVDRAGLKANITENLTRQSKFTYGLVMEEITTRDESSHISSNGQRVLPSGGVSADGPPTTLSGTGIDRMAFLQANITRDNTRFLNGAIVGDRNVFLLDQGLGIGSKFPFFNRHQLTLTKFIQLKNVEEGAGKPPPPVLVLHARYGGCVGDLPSYDAFTLGGPYSVRGYNMGELGAARNIVEVATELRIPVRNTHAYVFAEHGNDLGSSKDVKGNPTEVYRRRGQGSSYGVGAKLGLVRVEYAVDQNSGSGAVFFRFGERF